DNA from Ziziphus jujuba cultivar Dongzao chromosome 2, ASM3175591v1:
CATCAGATTCTTCTGACACCGTAATCCAAGCTTTGATGTCAAAGGGTTTGGTCATGATCCTATCACCAATAGTCCTGTAAACAGATTGAGCAAGCATGGTCTTACCGATCCCATCCATACCGACAATGGAAATCATAGATATTCTGTCGCTACCTCCACTTGCTTCATCAGATTCAGATAGCAACAACTTAGTGATGGCTTCCTTATTAGCATCCCTCCCATAAATATCAGATTCTTCAACCAAAGTAGCTGCAGATAATCTTGGGAAAGGTTTGGTTTGAACACTACCTTCTACCAAACCAAGATGTTTCTTTTGTTCCATAAGAAATTCTAGGGTGTTTAGAATCTCCACAATCTTGGCTTCTATATTCTTAATAGTGATTCTAAACGAGAAGAAGTTGCATACCTGAAATAATGTGTGGCTTCCAGATTGACTTTCAATCTCATATTGTAGAGCTTCAGTGTTGATCTCGTACACCAAGTCCTCTGCATTGTAGATTGCATCTTTGAGCTCGTTCAGCCATTTCCTCACATCTCTATCAGTGAGTTGCTTCATCTCATCACCATTAAGCACTCTGTTAGCAGACAATAACATGATCTTCAACTTGTTGAACAGCCCTTGATCAAGCTTCTTTCCACGAATGAAGTCCATGACATCTTGAGAAGCCATCCTATCAAGCAACAGCTCAAGGGAAGCAGAAAGCAAACCTTCACCAACCAGTTCGAGAGCCATGGTTGGGTATGGTAGTAATCGCACAACAAAGATTGTTGCCAGATGGAAAAGGGAAAG
Protein-coding regions in this window:
- the LOC125422376 gene encoding putative disease resistance RPP13-like protein 1, producing MLRSNTKAIALTHCIQQTTNSLFFPLKLSLFHLATIFVVRLLPYPTMALELVGEGLLSASLELLLDRMASQDVMDFIRGKKLDQGLFNKLKIMLLSANRVLNGDEMKQLTDRDVRKWLNELKDAIYNAEDLVYEINTEALQYEIESQSGSHTLFQVCNFFSFRITIKNIEAKIVEILNTLEFLMEQKKHLGLVEGSVQTKPFPRLSAATLVEESDIYGRDANKEAITKLLLSESDEASGGSDRISMISIVGMDGIGKTMLAQSVYRTIGDRIMTKPFDIKAWITVSEESDVFTLTKAIYEAFTNSENCTIKENFQLQLKLKVFLEGKKFLLVLDDVWNVNYKCWYDLKSSFESATPGSKIIATTRIIEIASIMAGAPNQYQLKEIPNEDCWRLFEKHALGNVQPSVYQKWEKIGRQIVQKCEGLPLAIKSVGGLLRSKQDPKYWENILKNNILNLHSVIFFQLCG